The following are encoded in a window of Pseudomonas sp. JQ170C genomic DNA:
- a CDS encoding amidase: MTDKTTLGELTAVELLALYERKEVSPVEVTEDVLARIAQHNPAVNAYCHVDEEGARAAARASEKRWQQGNPCGRLDGVPSSIKDLTLTRGMPTRKGSRTTSSEGPWEVDAPFSAFMRAAGAVLVGKTTTPEFGWKGVTDNPLYGITRNPWNTRLTAGGSSGGAAAAAALNLGVLHQGSDAGGSIRIPCAFTGTFGIKPTFGYVPQWPASAMTILSHLGPMTRTVEDSVLMLDCVARPDARDGLAGAARQTPWLSTGDDLKGLRVAYSADFGYVKVDPQIQALVGQAVERLAQLGAQVEAVDPGFDDPVDIFNTLWFAGAARLLGQLTAEQRRLVDPGLQEIAQCGAGISLSEYTQALEARAALVARMNAFHERYDVLVTPTLPLVAFEAGHNVPPGSDLKQWMAWTPFSYPFNLTQQPAASVPCGFTDAGLPVGLHVVAGRFADEQVLKVCRLYERHFPSRHLQVPVIG, from the coding sequence ATGACCGATAAAACCACCCTCGGCGAGCTGACCGCCGTTGAACTGCTGGCGTTGTATGAGCGCAAGGAAGTGTCACCTGTGGAGGTGACCGAAGATGTACTGGCACGCATCGCTCAGCACAACCCGGCAGTGAATGCCTACTGCCACGTGGATGAGGAAGGCGCCCGCGCCGCCGCCCGCGCCAGCGAAAAGCGCTGGCAGCAGGGAAATCCGTGCGGGCGTCTGGACGGGGTACCCAGCTCGATCAAGGACCTGACCCTGACCCGCGGCATGCCGACGCGCAAAGGCTCGCGCACCACCAGCAGCGAAGGCCCGTGGGAAGTCGATGCGCCCTTCAGCGCCTTCATGCGCGCGGCCGGTGCGGTGCTGGTGGGTAAAACCACCACGCCGGAATTTGGCTGGAAAGGCGTGACCGACAACCCGCTCTATGGCATCACCCGCAACCCCTGGAACACGCGCCTGACAGCTGGCGGATCGTCCGGCGGCGCCGCTGCCGCGGCGGCCTTGAACCTTGGCGTGCTGCACCAGGGCAGTGATGCCGGCGGCTCGATACGTATTCCCTGTGCCTTTACCGGCACGTTCGGCATCAAGCCCACCTTCGGCTACGTGCCGCAGTGGCCGGCCAGTGCCATGACCATCCTCTCGCACCTGGGGCCGATGACCCGCACGGTGGAAGACTCGGTGCTGATGCTCGATTGCGTGGCCCGTCCCGATGCACGCGACGGCCTGGCCGGTGCTGCGCGGCAGACGCCGTGGTTATCCACAGGTGACGACCTCAAGGGCCTGCGTGTCGCCTACAGTGCCGATTTCGGTTATGTGAAGGTCGATCCGCAGATCCAGGCACTGGTCGGTCAAGCGGTTGAACGCCTCGCACAGCTGGGCGCGCAGGTCGAAGCCGTCGACCCCGGCTTCGACGACCCTGTGGATATCTTCAATACGCTGTGGTTTGCCGGCGCCGCGCGCTTGCTCGGGCAACTGACGGCCGAACAGCGCAGGTTGGTTGACCCAGGTTTACAGGAGATTGCCCAATGCGGTGCGGGAATCAGCCTGAGCGAATACACACAGGCACTGGAAGCGCGGGCGGCGCTGGTGGCGCGGATGAACGCGTTCCATGAACGCTACGACGTGCTGGTAACTCCAACATTGCCGTTGGTGGCGTTCGAGGCCGGGCACAATGTGCCGCCAGGTTCGGACCTCAAGCAGTGGATGGCGTGGACACCGTTCAGCTACCCCTTCAACCTGACCCAGCAACCGGCGGCCTCGGTGCCCTGCGGGTTTACCGATGCCGGATTACCGGTTGGCCTGCACGTTGTGGCGGGGCGGTTTGCCGATGAGCAGGTGCTCAAGGTGTGCCGGTTGTATGAGCGGCATTTCCCCAGCCGACACCTGCAAGTGCCGGTTATTGGGTAA
- the thiO gene encoding glycine oxidase ThiO, whose amino-acid sequence MTKQVVIVGGGVIGLLTAFNLAAEVEQVILCDRGALGQESSWAGGGIVSPLYPWRYSPAVTALAHWSQDFYPQLGERLFASTGVDPEVHTTGLYWLDLEDEAQALAWAEREGRPLSAVDISAAYDAVPVLGAGFQRAIYMAGVANVRNPRLVKSLKAALQNLPNVSIREHCEITGFSREGGRITGVETADGAIPGDRVVLTAGAWSGDLLRPLGLELPVEPVKGQMILFKCAEDFLPSMVLAKGRYAIPRRDGHILVGSTLEHAGYDKTPTDEALESLKASAVELLPALAGAEVVGHWAGLRPGSPEGIPYIGEVPGFDGLWLNCGHYRNGLVLAPASCQLFADLLLGREPIIDPRPYAPAGRLN is encoded by the coding sequence ATGACCAAGCAAGTAGTGATTGTCGGTGGCGGGGTGATCGGCCTGCTGACTGCGTTCAACCTCGCGGCCGAGGTGGAGCAGGTAATCCTGTGTGACCGTGGGGCGCTGGGCCAGGAGTCGTCCTGGGCCGGTGGCGGTATTGTTTCGCCTCTCTATCCCTGGCGCTACAGCCCGGCCGTGACGGCGCTGGCGCACTGGTCGCAGGACTTTTATCCACAGCTGGGCGAGCGCCTGTTCGCCAGCACCGGCGTCGACCCTGAAGTCCACACCACCGGCCTGTACTGGCTTGATCTGGAGGACGAAGCTCAAGCCCTGGCCTGGGCCGAGCGAGAAGGGCGCCCCCTGAGCGCTGTGGATATCTCTGCCGCCTACGACGCCGTACCGGTGCTGGGTGCGGGTTTCCAGCGGGCTATCTATATGGCCGGTGTTGCCAATGTGCGTAACCCGCGCCTGGTCAAATCGCTCAAGGCCGCGTTGCAGAACCTGCCCAACGTGAGCATTCGCGAGCACTGCGAAATCACCGGGTTCAGCCGCGAGGGCGGGCGGATTACCGGTGTCGAGACTGCAGATGGCGCCATTCCCGGTGACCGCGTGGTGCTGACGGCGGGCGCCTGGAGCGGTGACCTGCTGCGTCCGCTGGGCCTGGAACTGCCGGTCGAACCGGTGAAGGGGCAGATGATTCTCTTCAAGTGCGCCGAAGATTTCCTGCCGAGCATGGTGCTGGCCAAAGGGCGCTACGCCATCCCACGGCGTGACGGGCACATCCTGGTCGGCAGCACCCTGGAACATGCCGGCTACGACAAGACACCGACCGACGAAGCGCTGGAAAGCCTCAAGGCTTCGGCGGTGGAGCTGCTGCCGGCGCTGGCCGGGGCCGAGGTGGTTGGCCATTGGGCAGGTTTGCGTCCGGGTTCACCCGAGGGCATTCCCTATATCGGTGAGGTGCCGGGCTTTGATGGGCTGTGGCTGAACTGCGGGCATTACCGCAATGGCCTGGTGCTGGCGCCGGCCTCCTGCCAGCTGTTTGCCGACCTGTTACTGGGCCGGGAGCCGATTATCGATCCACGGCCTTATGCACCTGCCGGGCGTTTGAACTAG
- a CDS encoding type IV pilin protein, with protein sequence MNPQKGMSLIELLIVIAVVGILASIAYPSYSDQIKKSARTELVGLLFESAQHLERHYSRAGQYSDTDTVTTPLASGTAHYSLHAVRDSESFTLLARRIPGSLMMADPCGDYQLDQSGVRSNPAGAASGNGCWGG encoded by the coding sequence ATGAACCCGCAGAAGGGCATGAGCCTGATCGAACTGTTGATTGTCATCGCCGTGGTCGGCATTCTGGCGAGCATTGCCTACCCCAGCTACAGCGACCAGATCAAAAAGTCTGCGCGTACAGAGCTTGTCGGCCTGCTGTTCGAGAGCGCCCAGCACCTGGAGCGCCATTATTCGCGCGCCGGGCAATACAGCGACACGGACACCGTGACGACGCCGCTGGCCAGCGGCACTGCGCACTACAGCTTGCACGCGGTGCGCGACAGCGAGTCTTTCACCCTCCTGGCACGTCGCATTCCCGGCAGCCTGATGATGGCCGACCCGTGTGGTGATTATCAGCTCGACCAGTCGGGTGTGCGCAGCAACCCGGCGGGTGCTGCAAGCGGCAATGGGTGCTGGGGTGGCTGA
- a CDS encoding pilus assembly PilX family protein has translation MSVSGQRGLVLLLSLVLMLLLGMLGVSVMASALQQERMAGNLKVLMQSFEQAQQVLQKGEATAPAHSLPCSFCLPPPEAGHVAAAGVYSGAGASSGLAWHAADGGFYLVQSLGQSTKARLMPPELPVNLYRITAVYRNGPARSVLESVIAQPVDAGHPQWRRILWRQVY, from the coding sequence GTGAGCGTCTCCGGCCAGCGTGGTCTGGTGCTGCTGCTCAGCCTGGTACTGATGCTGTTGCTGGGAATGCTGGGCGTCTCCGTGATGGCCAGTGCCCTCCAGCAGGAACGCATGGCAGGTAACCTTAAGGTGCTGATGCAAAGCTTCGAGCAGGCGCAGCAAGTGCTGCAAAAAGGCGAAGCCACAGCACCTGCGCACAGCCTCCCCTGCAGCTTCTGCCTGCCACCTCCAGAAGCCGGTCACGTCGCCGCAGCGGGCGTCTACAGCGGTGCGGGCGCCAGTTCCGGGCTGGCCTGGCACGCGGCCGATGGCGGGTTCTACCTGGTTCAGTCGCTGGGGCAAAGCACCAAGGCCAGGCTCATGCCTCCCGAGCTTCCCGTAAACCTCTATCGCATCACCGCCGTGTATCGCAACGGCCCAGCCCGCAGCGTGCTGGAAAGTGTCATTGCGCAGCCGGTCGACGCAGGGCACCCGCAATGGCGTCGAATCCTCTGGCGCCAGGTCTACTAG
- a CDS encoding PilW family protein has protein sequence MSRQTGFSVLELLVALSLGLVMLVGGSRLFLAASQSWQAQAVAARMQEDARQALQHLARDIRMTGMFGCLRHEDIDFVDPGAAAAFARPLVLTRDTEGRLQQLGLISAEALHASGRPNWTLLTDCRTVASVHAGAEVPAAGQYALPIRRQVYRLSGDQLHLTSGAMTAVLVDGVGDMRVELLRSTDLSVSGVRLSLTLVDPQHRVRPQTYQTSIALGNPVAGS, from the coding sequence ATGAGCCGGCAAACCGGATTCAGCGTCCTGGAGTTACTGGTGGCCTTGAGCCTGGGGCTCGTGATGCTTGTGGGTGGCAGCCGCCTGTTCCTGGCCGCGAGCCAGTCCTGGCAGGCGCAAGCAGTGGCGGCGCGGATGCAGGAGGATGCGCGCCAGGCGCTGCAGCATCTGGCTCGGGATATTCGCATGACCGGCATGTTCGGTTGCCTGCGTCACGAAGACATCGACTTTGTCGATCCTGGCGCGGCTGCGGCGTTTGCCCGGCCGCTGGTGTTGACCCGGGACACCGAGGGTCGCCTGCAACAGCTTGGCTTGATCAGTGCCGAGGCGTTGCACGCCAGCGGTCGTCCAAACTGGACCTTGCTCACCGACTGCCGCACGGTGGCCAGCGTGCATGCCGGCGCTGAAGTGCCTGCCGCCGGCCAGTACGCCTTACCCATTCGTCGTCAGGTCTATCGGTTGTCAGGCGATCAGCTGCATCTCACCAGCGGGGCCATGACGGCCGTGTTGGTGGACGGGGTAGGGGACATGCGTGTCGAGCTGCTGAGGAGCACTGACCTGAGTGTTTCCGGGGTACGGCTGAGCCTGACGCTGGTTGACCCGCAACACCGCGTCAGGCCCCAGACCTACCAGACGAGCATCGCTCTCGGTAATCCGGTGGCCGGGTCGTGA